The proteins below are encoded in one region of Flavobacterium nackdongense:
- a CDS encoding ATP-binding protein, whose amino-acid sequence MEDLILEFQEKITFVSLKFQRYLIDKMDLNNRLIAVKGARGSGKTTLLLQIAKRKLPLKSTLYVSLDHIYFFENKLYDLAKLFVKFGGTHLLLDEVHKYPNWSREIKLIYDNFPTLNIVFTSSSMLEIYKAESDLSRRAVSYTLKELSFREFIELDTNKKFPVFSLEEILNNHNEIASKMLEEMKPLPLFARYLQMGAYPYFKESENDYPQKLRNTINLIIEIDINAVEDLNYETLVKLKKLLITVATSAPFTPNITKLSEKVGVSRNTLIQAIKILDRAGLVNELYKDTSGIGVLTKPEKLFLNNTNLMYALAKENINIGNVRETFFLNQFKDLHEINLSLQADFLVNKKYTFEIGGKNKTRKQIIDIPDSYIAKDMIEIGYGTIIPVWLFGFMY is encoded by the coding sequence ATGGAAGATCTTATTTTAGAATTTCAAGAAAAAATAACTTTTGTATCCTTGAAATTTCAACGGTATTTGATTGATAAAATGGATTTGAATAATCGATTGATTGCCGTAAAAGGAGCTAGAGGTTCAGGAAAAACCACTTTGTTGTTGCAAATTGCAAAAAGAAAATTACCGCTAAAAAGTACGCTTTATGTAAGTTTGGATCATATTTATTTTTTTGAAAATAAATTATATGATTTGGCAAAGCTGTTTGTGAAATTTGGTGGCACTCATTTATTGTTGGACGAAGTGCATAAATACCCCAATTGGTCCAGAGAGATCAAATTAATTTATGACAATTTCCCCACTTTAAACATTGTTTTTACTTCTTCTTCAATGCTCGAAATTTACAAAGCCGAATCGGATTTGAGTCGAAGAGCGGTTTCTTATACCTTAAAAGAGTTGTCTTTTAGGGAGTTTATTGAGTTAGATACCAATAAAAAATTTCCCGTTTTTTCTTTAGAAGAAATTTTGAATAATCACAACGAAATAGCTTCAAAAATGCTGGAAGAGATGAAGCCCTTGCCGCTTTTTGCAAGATATTTGCAAATGGGAGCATACCCGTATTTCAAAGAAAGTGAGAATGATTATCCTCAAAAATTACGCAACACTATAAATTTAATCATCGAAATAGATATTAATGCGGTCGAAGATTTGAATTACGAAACCTTGGTCAAATTGAAAAAATTATTGATAACTGTTGCAACGAGTGCCCCATTTACGCCCAACATTACCAAGCTGAGCGAAAAAGTGGGCGTTTCTAGAAACACCTTGATTCAGGCTATAAAAATTCTAGACCGTGCGGGATTAGTAAACGAATTATACAAAGACACCTCAGGAATTGGCGTTTTGACAAAACCCGAAAAATTGTTTTTGAACAATACCAATTTGATGTATGCTTTGGCAAAAGAGAATATCAATATTGGGAATGTAAGGGAAACGTTTTTCCTAAACCAATTCAAAGATTTACACGAAATTAATTTGTCTCTTCAAGCCGATTTTTTGGTCAATAAAAAATATACCTTCGAAATAGGAGGCAAAAACAAAACCAGAAAACAAATTATCGACATACCTGATTCATACATTGCCAAGGATATGATAGAAATAGGCTATGGGACTATTATTCCAGTTTGGCTGTTTGGGTTTATGTATTAG
- a CDS encoding DsbA family oxidoreductase: protein MGNKLKIQIWSDIMCPFCYIGKRRIEEALSQFEHKEAVAIEWKSFELDASFIPSADDNLIEHLAEKYQKDTDWAQTMVDNMAQNAKGVGLDFHFEKAVLANSHNAHRLLHLAKKNDLANELEELLFKSYLTDGKDLNSLTTLSELGIAVGLEADAVAQVLHSNTYSEDVKQDIQEANAIGVRGVPFFVFDNKYAISGAQPTTAFLQTLEKVWQEGQFDTKVTLLNTSTDNSCDINGCD, encoded by the coding sequence ATGGGAAATAAATTGAAAATACAGATTTGGTCGGACATTATGTGTCCGTTTTGTTATATAGGAAAAAGAAGGATTGAAGAAGCATTAAGCCAGTTCGAACATAAAGAAGCTGTTGCTATTGAATGGAAAAGCTTTGAGTTGGATGCTAGTTTCATTCCATCTGCGGATGATAATTTAATTGAACACTTAGCCGAAAAGTATCAAAAAGATACGGATTGGGCGCAAACTATGGTAGATAATATGGCACAGAATGCGAAGGGAGTTGGGCTGGATTTTCATTTTGAGAAAGCTGTTTTGGCTAATTCCCACAACGCCCACCGATTGTTGCATTTAGCCAAAAAAAATGATCTCGCCAACGAATTGGAAGAATTGCTGTTCAAGTCCTATCTAACAGACGGCAAAGATTTAAATAGTTTGACTACTTTGAGTGAATTGGGAATTGCGGTAGGGCTCGAAGCTGATGCTGTAGCCCAAGTTTTGCATTCCAACACCTACAGCGAAGACGTAAAACAAGACATTCAAGAAGCAAATGCAATTGGCGTTCGGGGCGTTCCTTTTTTTGTTTTCGACAATAAATACGCCATTTCCGGTGCACAACCCACAACGGCTTTTTTACAAACTTTGGAAAAAGTGTGGCAAGAAGGACAATTTGACACAAAAGTGACGCTATTGAACACCTCCACCGATAACAGTTGTGATATCAATGGGTGTGATTGA
- a CDS encoding TlpA family protein disulfide reductase — protein MKNNLLTIGLLLLCIASFGQDAKVILKQSYEKCQSVQNGYYEMTTYRKRISEKDTTKSSFNLSFKKLKNDSLCSSAFHCKSFSDDATLNEAMYTGDDFVQTTSKDSTATIMSKSLWANEFKSFADNYLLDSPLSSKKSYPLQHDSDFIDNKHVFKFIGEENLNGALCYHIQVNKIPENDSTVAMKTLRQEYHYWIKKDDLIPIQHSIAYDLKMENDTMYQYEKDVLNKYEINNLKDENILTLNSIPTFYKLKNYVPIKKPVHFLLPTDTIAPNWELLSLTDEKVSLKSLKGQLVLIDFFFKACYPCMLALPGLQALSEKYKSKGLRVIGIDPIDKKKDEVEVFLSKRRIKYTVFLSGEDTAKDYQVSSYPAMYLIDKAGKLIFTQDGYEKGFEDTLEEIIKKNL, from the coding sequence ATGAAAAATAATTTGCTCACCATAGGACTACTTTTGTTGTGTATTGCTTCTTTCGGACAAGATGCAAAAGTGATTTTGAAACAATCATACGAAAAATGCCAATCTGTTCAGAACGGCTACTACGAAATGACAACTTACAGGAAGCGCATAAGTGAAAAGGATACCACAAAGAGTTCCTTTAACTTATCCTTCAAAAAGTTGAAGAACGATTCTCTTTGCTCTTCTGCTTTTCATTGTAAATCATTTTCGGATGACGCTACATTAAATGAAGCGATGTATACAGGTGATGATTTTGTACAAACAACTTCTAAGGACAGCACAGCAACAATAATGTCAAAATCTTTGTGGGCAAATGAATTTAAATCATTTGCTGATAATTACTTATTAGATTCACCGCTGTCAAGCAAAAAAAGTTATCCGTTACAACATGACTCCGACTTTATTGACAACAAACATGTTTTTAAATTTATTGGTGAAGAAAACTTGAACGGTGCTTTATGTTATCACATTCAAGTAAATAAGATTCCTGAAAACGACAGTACAGTGGCAATGAAAACTTTGCGACAGGAGTACCACTATTGGATTAAGAAAGACGATTTGATTCCTATTCAACATTCTATTGCTTATGACTTAAAAATGGAAAACGATACTATGTATCAATATGAAAAAGATGTTCTAAACAAATACGAAATAAACAACTTGAAAGACGAAAATATTCTGACACTAAATTCTATTCCGACTTTTTACAAGTTGAAAAATTATGTTCCAATCAAAAAACCTGTCCATTTTCTTTTGCCAACAGATACAATTGCACCGAACTGGGAATTACTTTCTTTAACTGATGAAAAAGTAAGTTTGAAAAGTTTAAAAGGACAACTTGTGTTGATTGACTTCTTCTTCAAAGCATGTTACCCTTGTATGCTAGCACTTCCAGGTTTGCAAGCATTAAGCGAAAAATATAAGAGCAAGGGACTTCGAGTTATCGGCATTGACCCAATCGATAAAAAGAAAGATGAAGTTGAAGTATTTCTTTCTAAACGAAGAATTAAATATACAGTTTTTTTAAGTGGAGAAGATACAGCAAAAGATTATCAAGTTTCGAGTTATCCAGCAATGTATTTAATTGACAAGGCAGGAAAATTAATTTTCACTCAAGATGGTTACGAAAAAGGGTTTGAGGACACACTTGAGGAAATCATAAAAAAGAATCTATGA
- the prfA gene encoding peptide chain release factor 1, which yields MLDRLQYVKQRFDEISDLIIQPDVIADQKRYVLLNQEYKSIKALVEKREEYILVLANIDEANEIIADGSDPDMTEMAKMQLEEAKERLPELEDEIKFMLIPKDPEDAKNVMVEIRAGTGGDEASIFAGDLFRMYTKYCEGMGWRTSVVDMNEGTSGGFKEIIFEVTGEDVYGTLKFEAGVHRVQRVPQTETQGRVHTSAATVMVLPEAEEFDVQIDMNDVRVDFFCSSGPGGQSVNTTKSAVRLTHIPTGLVAQCQDQKSQHKNKDKALIVLRSRLYEMELAKKQAEDATKRTSQVSSGDRSAKIRTYNYAQGRVTDHRVGLTLYDLGNIMNGDIQKIVDELQLVNNMEKLKEASEVF from the coding sequence ATGTTAGATAGACTTCAATATGTAAAGCAGCGTTTCGACGAGATTTCGGATTTGATTATTCAACCCGATGTGATTGCCGATCAAAAGCGTTATGTGCTACTGAACCAAGAGTATAAAAGCATCAAAGCTTTGGTGGAGAAAAGAGAAGAATACATTTTGGTTTTGGCCAATATCGATGAAGCCAACGAAATCATTGCGGATGGTAGTGATCCTGATATGACCGAAATGGCCAAGATGCAACTCGAAGAAGCCAAAGAACGTTTGCCAGAACTAGAGGACGAAATCAAATTTATGTTGATTCCGAAAGACCCTGAAGATGCCAAAAACGTAATGGTCGAAATTCGTGCCGGAACGGGTGGGGATGAAGCGAGTATTTTTGCAGGAGATTTGTTCCGTATGTACACCAAATATTGCGAAGGAATGGGTTGGAGAACTTCGGTTGTGGATATGAACGAAGGCACTTCGGGCGGTTTCAAAGAGATAATTTTTGAAGTGACTGGCGAAGATGTTTACGGTACTTTGAAGTTTGAAGCGGGTGTTCACCGTGTGCAACGGGTACCACAAACGGAAACTCAGGGACGTGTTCACACCTCGGCAGCAACGGTTATGGTGCTTCCGGAAGCGGAGGAATTTGATGTGCAAATTGATATGAACGATGTTCGTGTGGATTTCTTCTGTTCGTCAGGACCTGGTGGACAATCGGTAAATACTACGAAATCGGCGGTTCGTTTGACGCACATTCCAACTGGATTGGTGGCGCAATGTCAGGATCAGAAATCGCAACATAAGAATAAAGATAAAGCTTTAATCGTTTTGCGTTCTCGTTTATACGAAATGGAATTGGCCAAAAAACAAGCGGAAGATGCGACCAAACGTACTTCGCAAGTGAGTTCAGGTGACCGTTCGGCTAAAATTAGAACGTATAATTACGCTCAAGGTCGTGTAACCGATCACAGAGTGGGATTGACATTGTACGATTTAGGAAATATTATGAATGGTGATATCCAGAAAATTGTTGACGAATTGCAATTGGTGAACAATATGGAAAAACTGAAAGAAGCGAGTGAAGTTTTTTAA
- the pyrF gene encoding orotidine-5'-phosphate decarboxylase → MTTQQLTDQIKIKKSFLCVGLDVDLNKIPQHLLELEDPIFEFNKAIIDATHDLAVSYKPNTAFYEAYGIKGWQSLQKTIHYINENYPEIFTIADAKRGDIGNTSSMYAKAFFEDLNFDSVTVAPYMGKDSVEPFLAFENKHTIMLALTSNEGAFDFQTLTVDGKELYKQVLETSKTWKNSENLMYVVGATKAEYFTEIRKIVPDSFLLVPGVGAQGGSLSEVCKYGMNANVGLLINSSRAIIYASKGTDFAEKAREEALKMQEEMEEILK, encoded by the coding sequence TTGACAACGCAACAACTTACAGACCAAATCAAAATCAAAAAATCCTTCCTTTGCGTTGGATTGGACGTTGATTTGAATAAAATTCCGCAGCATTTATTGGAACTCGAAGACCCAATTTTCGAATTCAACAAAGCGATTATTGATGCCACACACGATTTGGCGGTTTCGTATAAACCCAATACCGCTTTTTATGAGGCTTATGGGATTAAGGGTTGGCAATCTTTGCAAAAAACCATTCATTATATCAACGAAAACTATCCTGAAATCTTCACGATTGCCGATGCGAAACGGGGTGATATTGGGAATACTTCTTCGATGTATGCCAAGGCTTTCTTCGAAGATTTGAATTTTGACAGCGTGACTGTTGCTCCTTATATGGGGAAAGATTCGGTGGAACCTTTTCTAGCTTTCGAAAACAAGCACACGATTATGTTGGCTTTGACTTCTAATGAAGGCGCTTTTGATTTTCAGACCTTGACTGTGGATGGGAAAGAATTGTACAAACAGGTTTTGGAAACCTCAAAAACTTGGAAGAATTCAGAAAACTTAATGTATGTTGTTGGAGCCACTAAAGCGGAATATTTTACTGAAATCCGAAAAATTGTTCCCGATAGTTTCTTGTTGGTTCCCGGTGTTGGCGCCCAAGGAGGAAGCCTTTCGGAAGTGTGCAAATATGGAATGAATGCTAATGTTGGTTTACTAATCAACTCGTCGAGAGCGATTATTTACGCTTCCAAAGGAACTGATTTTGCCGAAAAGGCTAGGGAAGAAGCTTTGAAAATGCAGGAAGAGATGGAAGAAATTTTAAAATGA
- a CDS encoding alpha/beta fold hydrolase encodes MINYITYTNQNSDQWVTFVHGAGGSSSIWFKQIRDFKSQYNVLLLDLRGHGNSNSQIKKAFKQKYTFEAIANDVLEVIDHLKIEKSHFVGISLGTILIRQLAEMHPERVQSMILGGAILKMNFRSQILMKVGNTFKYVLPYLVLYKFFAFVIMPRKSHKQSRLLFINEAKKLYQKEFIKWFKLTAEINPVLKCFRQVELNIPTLYVMGEEDYMFLPSVRQVVEKHYKSSKLFVIQQCGHVVNVEQPAIFNNASLSFINLAQ; translated from the coding sequence ATGATAAACTACATCACATATACAAACCAAAACAGCGATCAGTGGGTGACTTTTGTCCACGGAGCTGGCGGTAGTTCGTCTATATGGTTCAAGCAAATTCGGGATTTCAAGAGTCAGTATAATGTGTTGTTATTGGATTTAAGAGGCCACGGTAATTCGAATTCCCAAATAAAGAAAGCTTTTAAACAAAAATACACTTTCGAAGCTATCGCCAATGATGTTCTGGAGGTTATCGACCATCTCAAAATCGAAAAATCACATTTTGTGGGGATTTCTCTAGGTACGATTCTCATTCGACAATTGGCCGAAATGCATCCCGAACGTGTGCAAAGTATGATTCTGGGAGGAGCTATCTTGAAAATGAATTTTCGCTCTCAAATCCTTATGAAAGTGGGCAATACGTTCAAGTATGTATTACCTTATTTAGTGTTGTATAAGTTTTTTGCCTTTGTGATTATGCCTCGAAAGAGCCACAAACAGTCGCGTTTGCTTTTCATCAATGAAGCCAAGAAGTTGTACCAAAAAGAATTTATCAAATGGTTCAAACTTACCGCCGAAATCAATCCCGTGTTGAAGTGTTTTCGTCAAGTAGAATTGAATATACCTACGCTTTATGTAATGGGCGAAGAAGATTATATGTTTTTACCTTCGGTTCGACAAGTGGTCGAAAAGCATTATAAATCTTCGAAATTATTCGTGATTCAGCAGTGCGGCCACGTGGTGAATGTAGAGCAGCCGGCCATTTTCAACAATGCAAGCCTATCTTTTATCAATTTAGCCCAATAA
- the purU gene encoding formyltetrahydrofolate deformylase, which translates to MQKITILIHCKDQKGIIAAVTDFIVRVEGNITYIDQHVDFEQNVFFMRLECELTNPNSNLTAIKNVFEQTIATDFNMAWEIHPKEQKLKMALFVSKYDHCLFDILGRYSAGEFNVEIPLIISNHWDLRSVANRFDIPFYCVPFTKDNKEEGEKQHLELLKKYAIDFIVLARYMQIITPKLISIYEHKIINIHHSFLPAFPGAKPYHSAFNRGVKIIGATSHYVTEELDEGPIIEQDITRVSHINSVEDFIMKGRDLERIVLARAIKLHAERKTMVFDNKTVVFS; encoded by the coding sequence ATGCAAAAAATTACCATTCTCATTCATTGCAAAGACCAAAAAGGGATTATTGCCGCAGTGACTGATTTTATTGTGCGCGTGGAGGGAAACATCACTTATATTGATCAACATGTTGATTTTGAGCAAAATGTGTTTTTTATGCGTTTGGAATGCGAATTGACCAACCCCAACTCGAATTTGACTGCCATAAAAAACGTTTTTGAACAAACTATTGCAACAGATTTCAATATGGCTTGGGAGATTCATCCGAAAGAACAAAAATTGAAAATGGCCTTGTTTGTGTCGAAATACGACCATTGTTTGTTTGATATTTTGGGGCGTTATAGTGCGGGTGAATTCAATGTTGAAATCCCGCTAATCATCAGCAATCATTGGGACTTAAGGTCGGTTGCTAATCGGTTTGACATTCCGTTTTATTGCGTACCCTTTACCAAAGACAATAAGGAAGAAGGCGAAAAACAACACTTGGAATTGCTCAAAAAATATGCAATAGATTTTATTGTTTTGGCGCGCTATATGCAAATTATCACTCCAAAATTGATTTCGATTTACGAACATAAAATCATCAATATTCATCACTCTTTTTTACCGGCTTTTCCTGGGGCGAAACCCTATCATTCGGCCTTTAATAGGGGCGTAAAAATTATTGGCGCCACGAGCCATTATGTGACCGAAGAATTGGATGAAGGTCCTATTATTGAGCAGGACATTACCCGGGTTTCGCACATCAATTCGGTCGAGGATTTTATTATGAAAGGACGAGATTTGGAACGCATTGTTTTGGCCAGAGCGATAAAACTGCACGCAGAGCGAAAAACGATGGTTTTTGACAATAAAACGGTTGTTTTCTCGTGA
- a CDS encoding methylmalonyl-CoA mutase family protein — protein MESLKRYIPENKVRIVTAASLFDGHDAAINIMRRIIQSTGVEVIHLGHDRSVQEVVNTAIQEDANAIALTSYQGGHNEYFKYMRDLLCEKGASHIKIFGGGGGVILQSEIEALHAYGITRIYSPDDGRAMGLQGMIDDLVKQSDFCPQSPEGGVPDIEIRLRNREVNTIARLISLAENNQEQFHQLFAAPPSGAGGAVLGITGTGGAGKSSLVDELVRRFLMDFPEKTIGIISVDPSKRKTGGALLGDRIRMNAINNPRVYMRSLATRQSNLALSKYVADAIQVIKAAKYDLIILETSGIGQSDTEITEHSDVSLYVMTPEFGAATQLEKIDMLDFADLVAINKFDKRGSLDALRDVKKQYQRNHNMWDADLDTLPVFGTIASQFNDPGMNTLYKAVMNIIQEKTDSDLKSSFVISNEMSEKIFVIPPHRTRYLSEIAENNRKYDATALTQVEVAQKLYGIFKTIESVSGKTPELNKAGINEDSVLPTVLELEKAGATENKIFINLLLNQFDKLKMDLDSYNWEIILTWNEKIKSYKEPFYTFKVRNKEIKIETHTQSLSHTQIPKIALPKYQAWGDILRWNLQENVPGEFPYTAGLYPFKREGEDPSRMFAGEGGPERTNKRFHYVSAGLPAKRLSTAFDSVTLYGNDPHIRPDIYGKIGNAGVSICCLDDAKKLYSGFDLVDAMTSVSMTINGPAPMLLGFFMNAAIDQQCEKYIIENKLEHLVDSKLTEIYESKGLRRPKYQGEIPKSPSFGGVGEALGLLLLGVTGDQVLPLAIYNEIKAKTLSNVRGTVQADILKEDQAQNTCIFSTEFALRLMGDVQEYFISKKVQNFYSVSISGYHIAEAGANPISQLAFTLSNGFTYVEYYLSRGMNINDFGPNLSFFFSNGIDPEYAVIGRVARKIWAKALKYKYGANERAQMLKYHIQTSGRSLHAQEIDFNDIRTTLQALYAIYDNCNSLHTNAYDEAITTPTEESVRRAMAIQLIINKELGLTKNENPIQGSFIIEELTDLVEEAVLLEFDRITERGGVLGAMETMYQRSKIQEESLYYETLKHTGEFPIIGVNTFLSSKGSPTIIPAEVIRATEMEKKYQITMLDNLHKTHREAVDLNLKKLKEAAIQNENIFEHLMEATKVCSLGQITTALFEVGGQYRRNM, from the coding sequence ATGGAAAGTTTAAAACGGTATATTCCTGAAAATAAAGTTCGAATTGTAACTGCTGCCTCGTTGTTCGATGGCCACGATGCGGCGATCAATATTATGCGAAGAATTATACAGTCAACAGGAGTCGAGGTCATACATTTAGGTCACGACCGCAGTGTACAGGAAGTGGTAAATACTGCTATTCAGGAAGATGCCAATGCTATTGCTTTGACTTCCTATCAAGGCGGTCACAATGAATATTTCAAATACATGCGTGATTTACTGTGCGAAAAAGGAGCCTCTCATATCAAAATTTTTGGTGGCGGAGGTGGAGTCATTCTGCAATCTGAAATCGAAGCCTTACATGCCTACGGAATTACCAGAATTTATTCGCCAGACGATGGTCGAGCAATGGGTTTGCAGGGAATGATCGATGATTTGGTAAAGCAATCCGATTTTTGCCCCCAAAGCCCCGAAGGGGGAGTTCCTGATATTGAAATTCGATTACGAAATAGAGAAGTTAATACAATTGCAAGATTAATTTCTTTGGCCGAAAATAATCAAGAACAATTTCACCAGTTATTCGCTGCTCCCCCTTCGGGGGCGGGGGGGGCTGTTCTAGGAATTACCGGAACCGGTGGCGCAGGAAAATCTTCTTTGGTCGATGAATTAGTGCGTCGTTTTCTGATGGACTTCCCTGAAAAAACCATTGGAATCATTTCAGTAGATCCCTCCAAAAGGAAAACAGGAGGTGCATTACTTGGCGATAGAATTCGGATGAATGCCATCAATAATCCCAGAGTTTATATGCGTTCTTTGGCCACTCGACAATCGAATTTGGCTTTGTCCAAATACGTTGCCGATGCGATTCAGGTCATCAAAGCAGCAAAATACGATCTTATCATTCTTGAAACTTCCGGTATTGGACAATCCGATACCGAAATCACAGAGCATTCCGATGTTTCTCTTTATGTGATGACGCCAGAATTTGGTGCCGCAACCCAATTGGAAAAAATCGATATGCTCGATTTTGCTGATCTGGTTGCTATCAATAAATTCGACAAACGAGGTTCACTCGATGCTTTACGCGATGTGAAAAAACAATACCAACGCAACCATAATATGTGGGATGCAGATTTAGATACCTTACCTGTTTTCGGAACCATCGCTTCGCAATTCAATGATCCTGGGATGAATACCTTGTACAAGGCGGTAATGAACATAATTCAAGAGAAAACAGATTCCGATTTGAAATCTTCTTTTGTGATTTCGAATGAAATGAGCGAGAAAATATTCGTGATTCCGCCACACCGAACCCGTTATTTATCTGAAATTGCTGAGAATAATCGAAAATATGATGCTACGGCATTGACACAAGTGGAAGTAGCTCAGAAATTATATGGTATTTTCAAAACGATCGAATCTGTTTCGGGAAAAACCCCTGAATTGAACAAAGCGGGAATTAATGAAGATTCAGTTTTACCAACAGTTTTGGAATTGGAGAAAGCCGGTGCTACCGAAAATAAAATTTTTATCAATTTATTACTCAATCAATTCGACAAGTTGAAAATGGATTTGGATTCCTATAATTGGGAAATCATCCTGACTTGGAACGAGAAAATCAAATCGTACAAAGAACCATTTTATACTTTTAAGGTTCGAAACAAAGAAATTAAAATTGAAACGCACACCCAATCGCTTTCGCATACCCAAATTCCGAAAATTGCTTTGCCAAAGTACCAAGCTTGGGGTGATATTTTACGTTGGAATTTACAGGAAAACGTACCGGGAGAATTTCCTTATACAGCTGGTTTGTATCCTTTTAAAAGAGAAGGAGAAGATCCGTCACGTATGTTTGCTGGAGAAGGAGGTCCCGAAAGAACTAATAAACGCTTTCATTATGTGAGTGCCGGTTTACCTGCCAAACGCCTTTCCACGGCTTTTGATAGCGTCACTTTATACGGAAATGACCCTCACATTCGCCCTGATATTTACGGGAAAATTGGCAATGCCGGAGTTTCTATATGTTGTTTGGACGATGCAAAAAAGTTGTATTCTGGTTTCGATTTAGTCGATGCCATGACTTCGGTGAGTATGACTATCAATGGACCGGCACCGATGCTTTTGGGCTTTTTTATGAATGCAGCTATCGATCAACAATGCGAAAAATACATTATCGAAAATAAGTTAGAGCATTTAGTTGATTCAAAATTAACTGAGATATATGAATCTAAAGGCTTAAGACGACCAAAATACCAAGGAGAAATTCCTAAAAGCCCCTCCTTCGGAGGGGTTGGGGAGGCTCTAGGGTTGTTGCTTTTGGGCGTGACGGGAGACCAAGTTTTGCCTTTGGCTATTTATAATGAGATCAAAGCCAAAACCCTTTCGAATGTTCGAGGAACAGTTCAGGCGGATATTCTCAAAGAAGATCAAGCACAAAACACTTGCATATTTTCGACAGAATTTGCTTTGCGATTGATGGGCGACGTGCAGGAATATTTCATTTCGAAAAAGGTGCAAAACTTTTATTCGGTTTCCATTTCGGGTTATCATATTGCCGAAGCAGGCGCCAACCCAATTTCGCAATTGGCATTCACACTTTCTAATGGTTTTACATATGTAGAATATTATTTGAGTCGTGGAATGAACATCAATGATTTTGGGCCCAATTTATCGTTCTTTTTCTCCAACGGAATTGATCCAGAATATGCGGTAATTGGTCGTGTAGCCCGTAAAATTTGGGCGAAAGCTTTGAAATACAAATATGGAGCCAACGAAAGAGCCCAAATGTTGAAATACCACATTCAGACTTCGGGTCGCTCGCTGCATGCTCAGGAAATCGATTTTAATGATATTCGAACTACTTTGCAGGCTTTGTATGCTATTTATGATAACTGCAATTCCTTGCACACCAATGCCTATGACGAGGCTATTACTACTCCAACAGAGGAAAGTGTGCGTCGTGCGATGGCGATTCAGTTGATTATTAATAAGGAATTAGGACTGACCAAAAACGAAAATCCAATTCAAGGTTCCTTTATTATAGAAGAGTTGACCGACTTGGTAGAAGAGGCCGTTTTGCTGGAATTTGACCGAATTACCGAACGGGGTGGCGTTTTGGGTGCGATGGAGACCATGTACCAAAGAAGCAAAATCCAAGAAGAGAGTTTGTATTATGAAACGCTGAAACACACCGGCGAGTTCCCCATAATTGGAGTGAATACGTTCTTGAGTTCTAAGGGTTCTCCGACGATTATTCCGGCCGAAGTGATTCGTGCCACCGAAATGGAGAAAAAATATCAAATTACCATGTTGGATAATTTGCATAAAACCCATCGAGAAGCTGTCGATTTGAATTTGAAAAAACTGAAAGAAGCTGCCATTCAAAACGAAAATATATTTGAACATTTAATGGAAGCCACCAAGGTTTGTTCGTTAGGGCAAATCACTACTGCACTATTTGAAGTTGGTGGTCAGTATCGAAGAAATATGTAA
- a CDS encoding DUF1543 domain-containing protein: MSKELKLYMVILGCKPEGRYTEQHDVFFGIGKNLKDLVPQIKAFWPEAKGKIHIDAWREVKIVDNYSIEIVSKKLVIEPVLENLFFINLGGYKENEFEEYHYKILTVAKNLSVASKNAKATTFYKHCGFKGATSHIDDKYGIDVDDIYNVSDILSKQYKELYSLKLSPIESTEADVLHIGYLKLDKIHF; encoded by the coding sequence ATGAGCAAGGAACTTAAATTATACATGGTCATTTTGGGCTGCAAACCCGAAGGGCGATATACAGAACAGCACGATGTTTTTTTTGGAATTGGCAAAAACTTAAAAGATTTGGTACCACAAATTAAAGCGTTTTGGCCGGAAGCCAAGGGGAAAATCCACATTGATGCTTGGCGCGAAGTGAAGATCGTGGATAATTATTCGATTGAAATTGTTTCTAAAAAACTTGTGATAGAACCCGTATTAGAAAATTTATTTTTTATTAATCTTGGCGGATACAAAGAAAATGAATTTGAAGAATACCACTATAAAATTTTAACTGTGGCAAAAAATTTAAGCGTTGCCTCCAAAAATGCTAAAGCAACCACTTTCTATAAACATTGCGGTTTCAAAGGGGCCACATCACACATTGACGATAAATATGGAATCGATGTGGATGATATTTATAATGTGTCTGATATTTTATCAAAACAATACAAAGAATTGTACTCTTTGAAACTATCGCCGATTGAATCAACAGAAGCGGATGTATTGCACATTGGATACTTAAAACTAGATAAAATCCATTTTTAA